The Solanum lycopersicum chromosome 2, SLM_r2.1 DNA window aatatgggctacGCCCGTTGGGCCGGCCTGGCTTAACCCGAAATTTAATAGGGTTGGGCTAAGATTTTTGGAGCTCATTTAAGAAAAAGGTTTTTTAGTCCGACCTGAATAAGTCTGCTTATTTTGGGGCTTGAAAAATATCGATAGGGTCAGCCCGTGGGCcaataaaaagtaattaaaaatataatatgatattaaaatttaaaaataaagagagttcaaaatcaaaacaattagtataatatttctatttagatatttatatttttagtttaaaaaaattaataaatatcaaggaaaatgcacaagtaccccttagACTATGGCCAAAATCatagagacacaccttaactataaactaaggtcctattaccccctgaactttttttttgtaattttatacaccttttgtcttatgtgGCACTCTATgtgactccacgcaattgaggcgcatcagagatatttggatgtcacGTAGGCCAAAGAGGTACacaaagtttcaaaaaaaataaattaataagttCAGTGGGGTAATACGACCTTAGTAAGGTGTGTCTTgaatttcggtcatagtcttggaggtacttgtgtattttccctaaatattataaagataattttatttgtgaatttgattaacaagtaatGACATTAAGGTCTGATTTGTTTCCATTAAAATCAAGACGTCTGAATTTGAATAcgcatttaaatattaagatgtgcattAAGATCTAGATGTGTAAATGTGAATaaacatttgaatattaaaatagtCTCTGAATCTGAACACTAAATTACTGGAAcagtttgttttcaatatatgaatgcACATATGAAATTTAACGTTATATcgataaaatattatcaaaatcttgttagtaaaatagtatttttcatataaaattatattttgaacttttttaccgtaacaaggtaatatgatttatcttttaagaactCAACATCAAGTTACATCTttaatatgactattttttgCACTCAAAATACTTTGAGAAtctaatataatgcaatttgaaatagtttatatagagtagtaaatatatagtgtagaaaaatattttattttattttattataaaaatttattattgttatcgatcaaataactaatattttttttttgaaatcgtgctaaatattatatcataacgtaatattgttttgtcgatatttatgataatatttttaaattataatttataatttaatttaataattgtaaaaaaaatatatatttttaaaaaaagtggaCTGGCCGAGCAAGActgtagcccacgtacttgtgggcTGGGCTGACCATTTTCTGGCCCACACAAAAAATGGGCTAGCCCGGTCTGATCCGTAAAATGTCAAAACCTATATGAATTAGCCCTAATGGGTGGGTTAGaccatattgacagctctactaaatagaagtaataattaattatataaaaacaagaagaaaaatgtcATAATTAATTGCGAAATGTGGATCATTTATATGGTTTTTCCCTCTTTTAGATAGTAATACTTTTTTTTCCCAAAAGAGCAGTAGTTTGAAGATACATGATGGCTCGATTAATATTCTTGAGAATATTGAcggtaaataatttttttattttattaatttgtctTATTTATGTAATTGAAGCCACAAGATTTTTCTACTTGTTGACTATGCTTGTGCTTATTTTTGGTGATCGAATAGAATGGTCATTGATATTATGAATTGCTAGAGAGAATAAATTGCATATTTAGATTGTTATCGAAAAATGTCATTCTTAAGAATATGAAAGATCATTTATAAAAGTGAGCttagagaaaataaatttttgatattatcataATAAGTGAATGAGAAATTGCTAACTGAAGTAGTTCGAAAGAATACACCTCGTACtaagttaaaattatatcaatctATTAGATATTGTGTTATACCTCAACACTTCACTTAATATGGATTAAAGAGGGTGACATGTAACACAATCTTTAATagattgatataattttaactgctttattatttattagttaaGTAATTTAGTAAACATAATCTTAATCTTTACAACTCGAAAAATTGTTCGAGAAATAACTAATTGTGGTAAGTTAATGCTGATTCTCAACACATAGAAATTGCAATTGTGTCACACTCACTGTAACAAGGCTAATTTGGGGAGTCATTTTTGAATAGCAGTGAACAAAATGTGGTTAACAGAATAACTTATCATCGTaattaaataggaaaaaatttgaaaatatatatatatatatatatatatatatatatatatatatatatataaattttgatcgAAATCGATGTAACAATCTTAAATTTTGGGCTAAGTTTATTGTCCcatgcactatttaatagtatattttaaaaatatataagtgtCTACGTGAacaacatcattataaataataatgtgtcGATCTCGACagttatatatctttaaaatacactatcaAATAGTGCAATCGATAATAGTCCTGCCCTAAATTTGTTACAGTAATTTCGATCATAATTCAGATATATTTCGAACTTGTTGCCCTAACTAAATTAGATATAATCCTCAGGATACTCCTCCTATAGTCCTATATTTATGAGACTGTTACTGTTTAGGAAACCAATAATTTTCTTCGTAGTTTCATTTATGAGTTgagaaatacaaatacaaagtcACAAACACgaatttatttaacaaaaatatctCTTGACAATTGAGTTACGAATGacaattataaatgtatttctAATATTACTTCTTCACTTGGCTAAATTAGTTTTTAGGTCTCTATTAAGTTTACAGAATGAATTTTGAGACCTCCTTTCCACTTTTTGTTCCAAACTTCATACAATCCAAAACAAATCTTATCAGTATTGctcccttttcctttttttatagtAATAGTTTCTGATATCATCTTTTTGTCATTAGCCTTAGTTGCCAAATTCACCTTTCTCCATTGAGTATTATCTCCCCATTTAACCATAAGATAAATTGGTGAATCACTCCAACCGAACGCATCAGCCATCAATGCCATTATAAATTCAATATTGTATGATGTTTTCttcattatattgatattatcGATGCAACCAGTTACCTCCAACCAATTTACTTGTATAAGTTCTGCATCATCGTTTCtgtataattcaaatatatttgattgaaacGTCAACATGTTAAATACAACAGGAGATCAGTATAATTAAATTGATCTCAAgatgaatttatatatgtacTCCTATATTGTCTTTTCATTATGCAGAATGTTGtccttttataaaaatttatgttcaacttctttatgaaatgaaaatatagttggcaaaaaataaaattaaaaaaaattgtattcttACTCATCTTTGGGTAGCTTCCAATAACGCTTATCATTTCCCCAAACGATATTAAGTGATTTAGGATGAATTATATAACCCTACAAGCAACAAAAATAAcagaattaaataaatcaacatAACAAAAACTCGATGGATTAAGAATATGTAACGAGAGAAAGAAGAATTGCAATATAGGAAGTATGTGAAGTGTTCTGTACCTTTTTTGTTATAGTGAATGATGGATTGCCTTGATAGTGAAAAGATTTTGAAGCCATTTAATTTGCTATATAAGTTGAATTGTAAAGAATTTGGAGATTTCAGTGtcttataataattttggttacaaaaatcacatatatatagagagatagAAATGGAATCAATAGTCACACGTAGTATTGGAATATGGAATAAAATATCATGTCTTATATTCTTATACGTCGGCATGCATTTTCCTAAGTGCGTATAAATCAAGAGTGTCGCGcgtgaaattaataattaagatatgagtttgataaaattcaataatttttatttagttggtatatttgtttttaaggtaatcactaaatatatattaaattttagaactcaatataataaaaaatcgCCATAttgaaattcataaaattaaaattgtgacTCTATCAACATAAATCAGATTAATTTATTCAATCATGAAAAATGACCGAACCCACCAATAAAAAGTTCAGAATATACTCCTCACTATAATGAGTTGtcaaaattgaataatataaCATACCTACAATAAATTTGACAGTGTATATTATTCTCACGCGGTGAATATTATTAGTTCACatatttcacatttaagatgatCTCTTCATtgcctttttttgaaaaaaaaaatgaattatcacTTGATTCTAGTATAGATTATAGGGTTTTAGACCATTTTCTTTGCTATATTTCATTATTGGTTATGCATTTTACTATTGtgtttcaacttttttaataaataattaatttttaatcatggattttgatgaataattatAGAATGAATTCttgttacattttttatatatagagccgtttaatatttttacttgttcaacTATGTTCTTATTTCAGTTGATTTGCAAGTTCATAGATTTAAAAGAGGCTTTAAAGATAACAAAGTTTTGATATGGTCAATAATGAGCGGCGACATATTATTGCTAGCTAGAATAATTTGAGAGAATACGTCCAGTAAATTATGATCATGATTGATCGAAAAATAATTGTGATAAATCGTGTTTAATATCCTGCAAATCATACATCACTCGGGGGATTCAAACCACACTAGACAAGCTCTGTACGATAAGTTCAACTCAGAAGGCATTGAGCGGGAATCAATCTCATAGTCCAAAAcctaaaaggtaaaaaaaatcatgtatgCATGCACTAGATTAAAGGGGGAAATGGAATAAGTCATGACATCTAAGACGAACGCATTTTCAGGAAAATGGAATATATTCACATCGTATCtctattttgataatcaaaaatATACTCCAAAGTCGACGTACTGACTATAATTAATTGTCAAAAATTGAATCATAAAGATAGAGATAGACTCCAAATTGATAAAATCTCGAATAAAAATTATCATGACGCGTTAAGAATATTAGAGTACTATATTATATCGTTTTCATTGCTTATATATTGATTACTTGGTTCACATATTCCACTTTTAAAACATCTTTTTCATTTCCCCTTTTTATCAACTGCCACAAAGTTTTAAAAGTAAGGGCCAGAAAGGGTCAAATCAAAATTCCacctattaattaaattagttgcATTAAGTAATGTTTAAATAACACAAAAAATGAATGTGGATTTCCTTTTATATTCCAAAGCAAAGCAAGTAGTCTAGCTTGTCTCAATTTCATTATGTCAATgcgatatttaaaaatattaaatatttgaattttaaagtagcaagaattttagttaattGATATTATACTTTTGTAATGATTAATGGTCAAATTAAGTCTCAATTGGATTATAGTAGAGTGTTGGGGGTTTTGATTCCTAATTAATGAATTGTACAATGTCTAATATTACTTAGCGTGTCCAATGAATAAACTCAGTCAATAAACAAATAGTCCTGACTAAACTCACTAAAtgataatgaaataaattttagggTATTTAAAACATCTAAGATTATAATGTTTTGCACAACTATGAGTATTTTGTAGTTATTGAAAGGTGTGGGGATGCAAATTGAACCACTGAATTAAGTGTTTACTGTGGAATTTTcgaatttttaaccaaactaagtcattatataaaacaatttatcaaagtaattcatttttctaaaattttacaaaactagtataaacgtatttcatggtaacgttttagggggtaataggacattagtatagtataagtgtgtctctgggatttcgggcataggttgagggggtacttgtgcattttcccaataTTATATGTGTAAAGATTAATTTCtctaatataattgaattaaatatatcaaagccaatttttttttttaaatgagacACGTAAGAGATAAAAACAATTGTTGTATGTCACTTAAATTTCTTTATTCCTTTTGCGCATATGAATCACATAGGAGATAATAAGTTTCATCAATGTAATTATGTATACATCGTTCTTAAATAAACATAATACAACAAGGAATTTTGCTTCTTGTTATAAGAACGAAAGGTTTGTGAAAAGCAAGGTCTCAACAAAATCAAATCTAACAAATTAAATGCTTTAATTCAAATATCACATCAATACTAGACTGGTCTCTAAGTTAATCATCATTGGGTTTGagatgatgtgattatataatttatgaagATTATCGTTCAAACAATCCACACTCTGATTCCACATGTAAGATTAAATACTTTTTATGCATAATATCAAGATCTTGAACACGATAATCTTACATAAAGATTGTCAAGAGCACATAACTAATGAGGAAGACATCATCACAGAGAAAAGCGAAAGCGTCAGTCGTAAATTGGTTCTACCTCCTTACTCTAACTTTTATGTTACCAATACCGTCGGTGATGGAATTATTCTAGAGAATATGTGATAACCCTAATGGGTAGAGTGAGGACCAATTTATAGAGGTTATGATTTAATCTGGTACGTACATCAAGTAAACAATGTACATACGAGATATATTCcttattaaatactatttatgGTATTACGTGGGTTATAAATAAACTTgggtcataaaaaaaataattaataataattaataataaggcGGAATGGCCTGAGAGACCCCTGTACTTGACTTCGTTTGTAAGTTGGACCCTCTTACTTATCAATTTGTAAATTGAACCCCTAAACTGGTCAGAACGTAATATTTTAAGCCTATTTTTCATCTGACTAGGGTGTGTGAAGTACTTTGCTTACATGTGGAATTCCATGtcatttttaatgaaatgtaAGAAATTacaagttaaaaatttaaaaaaaaataaatcaaaccaCTTTTCTAATTTCTGGAAATTTTAGATgagcattatttttttaaaattttttaatccaaataagCATGTTCTTCATATTTATTCCAAATTGAACACTAAATTCATGTCAAATAGATGAGATTTTTCTCCATTCGACTTGAAAATTCAAATACAAGTTCACTACCACAAATCCAACAAATCTCAATCacaattttgaatcaatttcACAAATTCACAACATACGCTTGTTATTTTTCAAGCTTTCTCTAGCTTATCATGGAGTTTTAATTATTCCATATCCACCATTATCCTTTGTGTTAATCCTTAGATCTCTTTTTTGaaacctaaaaaataaataataatcttaatatttttagaCTAAAAAGTTAAAATCTAAAAGACTTTTAAACTAAGTGATTAGGGTGAATGGTTGATttgtaatgaaaaaaaaaaagtgtgggTTGAGAAGAAAATGGATGAAGGAGAGAATGAAGAGTGAGAGTGGTCATGTGAGTGATGAAAttccaagaaaaagaagagagaaagggGGCTGGGGGCGGAGGAGagaggggtgggggtggggtgtgAGAGGGATGGTCGAGGAAGAtgggtttttaatttttttcaaaataatttgataattattattatatttaaatattttatgtcaaATACCTTTTTCTCTTGTTGTCAAACTTGTGTTGTCAGGTAAATTTCCAACTTATCATTATCAATTACACATAAGTTCGGTCAATAATAAAAGGGGTTTAATATATTGTGTTTTGATGAGTTTAGGGATTCAGTTGACAAATTGATAAGTAAAAGGGTTCAACTTACAAATAGAGTCAAGTACAAGGGTCTCCCGGGTCAATCCGTCTAATAATAATTCTTACACGTTTTACCCTTGAGATAAAATGTTCTTGATAATGTAATGTatgtatcaaaaatataaatattactgAATCATCAAATATAAGCTATGTAAAATAGTTCAATTCCATGCaaaacacaaattattttttcctagCTTATGTAAAAAAATCGATAGTTAAGAAAAGTTATAACTAAGCTCCTCTTAAATCTTATATGATAATTGAGAATAATGCAATTTCGTCACACTCACTCTAACAAACTAATTTGGGGAGTCATTTTTCACTAATAAGGAACAAGTTGTGGCAAATCAGAACAATTCTATATAAATCAGTCAtcacaacaacatcaaataTAATTGTTTCAAGTTACTCCTCTAACCGCCCCATATCATGTAAAAATGTTACTATTTTGTGAACcaaactattttttcttttaattacaACTTTTTCTAACTTCATGTTAATGTATTGAATCATTCACTGTATTAGCTTGTAACGATTTTCGTATATATAATATTGTCAGCTATCAcaaagttataaatttatttgctTTCGCTGATATAAAAGGGAGGAGTGTACGCAAAATTCTGGAGGAGTTAAGTGgcaagaaaattataattatattcatgacgtaagaaatataaattaaatacaaaattacaaaatacaaatcaaTTTAAGAAACACTCCAAAATacatgaacaaaataaaaaataattaattaagctaTTCCTTTTTTGAACTCTGATTTATGGAATTACAAGGACACATGTTTCAATCTTACGAGTATTGTTTTTCCACTTGAGTTAGGTTTATGGGATGAATTTTGAGACCTCCTTTCCACTTTTTGTTCCAAACTTCATAcaatccaaaataaattttatcagtATTGctcccttttcctttttttatagtAATAGTTTCTGATATCATCTTTTTGTCATTAGTCTTAGTTGCCAAATTCACCTTTCTCCATTGAGTATTATCTCCCCATTTAGCCATAAGATAAATTGGTTTATCACTCCAACCGAACGCATCAGTCATCAATGACATTGTAAATTCAATATTGTATGATGTTTTTTTCGCTATATTAATATCATCGATGCAACCAGTTACCTCTAACCATTTAGCCATAAGATAAATAGGTGAATCACTCCAACCGAACGCATCAGCCATCAATGCCATTATAAATTCAATATTGTATGATGTTTTCttcattatattgatattatcGATGCAACCAGTCACCTCCAACCAATTTACTTGTATAAGTTCTTCATCATCGTTtctatataattcaaatatatttgattgaaacGTCAACATGTTAAATACAACAGGAGATCAGTATAATTAAATTGATCTCAAgatgaatttatatatgtacTCCTATATTGTCTTTTCATTATGCAGAATGTTGtccttttataaaaatttatgttcaacttctttatgaaatgaaaatatagttggcaaaaaataaaattaaaaaaaaattgtattcttACTCATCTTTGGGTAGCTTCCAATAACGCTTATCATTTCCCCAAACGATATTAAGTGATTTAGGATGAATTATATAACCCTGCAAGCAACAAAAATAAcagaattaaataaatcaacatAACAAAATTCGATGGATTAAGAATATGTAACGAGAGAAAGAAGAATTGCAATATAGGAAGTATATGAAGTGTTCTGTACCTTTTTTGTTATAGAGAATGATTGATTGCCTTGATAGTGAAAAGATTTTGAAGccatttaattttctatataagtTGAATTGTAAAGAATTTGGAGATTTCAGTGtcttataataattttggctACAAAaatcacacacatatatatagagagaaatgGAATCAATAGTCACACGTAGTAATAGTAAGAGACATTTATATTAGCATAGAATATGGAATAAGATATCATGTCTTATATTCTAATACGTCGGCGTGCATTTGAAGAAAACGTTTTATTCCTTATGGGCTTAACTAAGTCAACTAgctatgtattttatttaaaaatgattGCGATAAATATTCTCgtattctttttcaattttatattttattttcacttttctgtcatattagttttatatttttgatacatCATTGtacaaatacaatataaaaattagaacgaatacaaatacaaatgatatacatattggaatgaatatgaCTTAGGAAAGgaaacaaaattctaaatagaaaaataaatatgaaaaaaatatatgaatacaaatatgtttcttaaatagctacatatttatttgacatacatgTTGGAAAGAATACAAACTAATCAAGAGATATAAGTTTTATTATACGAAATACAACATGAAAACTAGaatgaatataaatacaaatggTATACAGATTGGAATGAATTCGATTTAAGCAAggatacaaaattttgaaagataaaataaatacactATGAGAAAAGTATGCGAAATAACAGCTAAAACTATAGGTGTAGAAATttctaagttaaaaaaatttaaatttaatagataaaacTATAACGTATTATCATAAAGTTCCAtcaataattagtgaaaattgatattgaattttttgattccgtgattttcataacaataattGGTGAAAATTcaatattgataattttatagatgtagtatttctttaattctttgattttcataacaataattagtgaaaaatggatatttattttggtaaataaaagtgtttattaacaaaaaagattaagaaaattggatatatattgaatttctttAGAATAATGGTGAAAGATGTATTTTTTAGAATATggtgaaagaagaagaaagagatggaAATTGATATGTTTTGATAAATTGTAACTGATGAGAATTTAAGCATTtcttccttttaaaaaaattatctccaCTAAATTTCTCCAATATGTTATATAAAAGttgtattctttaaataataatgaataataaaaacataaataaggtacataacaaactaaaagtttgacatttttactatatattGAAAGTGTTGTTAATGAGCcttcttaaatgttaaaatattaatattttaaaaaaaatcccaaaataatGAAGAATCACTTTATTTTAGTCTGCCCAAATTACCTCAAGCTAATAAAGTCACAAgtctcaataaaaaaaatgggaaaatgcacaagtatccctcaacctatgcccaaaattctaaagacacacttatattatactaaggtcctattatccccatgaacttattttgtaaataattttctaccccttttcggcctacatggcactagcttgaaaaaaaatgtcaagaCGCATTGAACCCACAAGaaagtgccacgtaggccgaaaagggatagaaaatcaattataaaGTAAGTTGAGTAGCGTAATAGAAACttattatagtataagtatgtctctgagatttcggacacaAGTTAAAAAactacttatgcattttcccttaaaaaattacaaaattataggttgattttacttttctacTTATTCTTATAAAGACTTTTAAAATTCACTTTTTTGCTCTGATTTCTAAGTTTCACCACTTATTCATCTAAATTTTATGATGTGAAAGCAgtatttgaaattataaatatttaaatttcaaaatatcaagaaattcattaGACCTTAGCAATATGCATTCACATATTTTGCATGAactttaaataactttttatattaGTAATATGCATTCACATCTTTTGCATGAactttaa harbors:
- the LOC138341779 gene encoding protein PHLOEM PROTEIN 2-LIKE A9-like, with the translated sequence MASKSFHYQGNPSFTITKKGYIIHPKSLNIVWGNDKRYWKLPKDENDDAELIQVNWLEVTGCIDNINIMKKTSYNIEFIMALMADAFGWSDSPIYLMVKWGDNTQWRKVNLATKANDKKMISETITIKKGKGSNTDKICFGLYEVWNKKWKGGLKIHSVNLIET
- the LOC138341780 gene encoding protein PHLOEM PROTEIN 2-LIKE A9-like, with amino-acid sequence MASKSFHYQGNQSFSITKKGYIIHPKSLNIVWGNDKRYWKLPKDENDDEELIQVNWLEVTGCIDNINIMKKTSYNIEFIMALMADAFGWSDSPIYLMAKWLEVTGCIDDINIAKKTSYNIEFTMSLMTDAFGWSDKPIYLMAKWGDNTQWRKVNLATKTNDKKMISETITIKKGKGSNTDKIYFGLYEVWNKKWKGGLKIHPINLTQVEKQYS